The stretch of DNA TGGCCAGGCCGATCACGAGCAGCCACAGGAGGATGACCCGGCCGCGGCCCAGCGAAGCGAGACGCTCGGTGACCACCCGGAACAGCCCGGCGTCGTCCACGAGTTCCGTCACGAGGGACATGGCCACGACGAAGGCCAGCACGGGCACGGTGCGGGCTGCCAGCTCCTGGAAGGCCGGACCTGGCAGCAGGCCCGATGCCAGCGCGGCGGTCCCGGCCAGCAGCATGCCGGCGGGGAACAGGTAACTCTTCAGCCTCGTCAGGCGGCCCCAGCGTTTCACCGCATAATCCTCGCACCTGCGGGCGCCGGACGTGGGCTCTCCCGCGGAGACGGTAACTTTATACCTATGAAGTACGCGCACTCCGTTCTGGAACTCATCGGCCACACGCCTCTCGTCAAACTCAACCATGTGACCGACGGCATCGGGGCAACAGTCCTGGTGAAGTTGGAATACCTGAACCCCGGCGGTTCCATCAAGGACCGCATCGCGGCGAAGATGATCGATGAAGCCGAACGCACCGGCAAGCTCCTTCCCGGCGGGACCATCGTGGAACCCACCTCCGGCAACACCGGCGTCGGACTGGCCCTCGTGGCCCAGCAGAAGGGCTACCGCTGCATCTTCGTGGTGCCGGACAAGGTCGGCGAGGACAAGCGGGCCGTGCTCCAGGCCTACGGAGCCGAAGTGGTGGTGACACCCACCGCCGTCGCCCCGGACAGCCCGCAAAGCTACTACGGCGTCTCGGACCGCCTGGTCACCGAGATCCCCGGAGCCTACAAACCGGATCAGTTCTCCAACCCGGCCGCGCCGGCCAGCCACTACGAATCCACCGGCCCGGAAATCTGGAACGATACGGACGGCCTGGTCACCCACTGCGTGATCGGCGCGGGCACGGGCGGCACCATTACCGGCACCGGCCGCTACCTGAAGGAAGTTTCCGCGGACCGGCCCGAGGCGGCCGGCGGCGTGGTCAAGATCATCGGCGCCGACCCCGCCGGGTCCGTCTACTCCGGCGGAACGGGCCGGCCGTACTTCGTCGAAGGCGTCGGCGAGGACATGTGGCCCGCCAACTATGACAAGTCCATTCCGGACGACGTCATCGCCGTCACCGACGCCGACTCCTTCGCCATGACCCGCCGGCTGGCCCGCGAGGAAGGCCTGCTCGTGGGCGGATCCTCCGGCATGGCCGTCGTCGCGGGGCTGCAGGTCGCGAAGGATCTCCCGGCGGACGCCGTCGTCGTCGTCATCCTGCCCGACTCCGGCCGCGGCTACCTGGCCAAGATCTTCAACGACCAGTGGATGCGCTCCTACGGCTTCCTCGCCAGCGGCGATGACGCCTCCGTGGGGGAGGTGCTCAAGGCCAAGACCGGGGAGCTGCCGGACCTGGTCCACATCCACCCGAACGAGAGCGTCCGCGATGTCATCAACATCATGAACGAGTACGGCGTCTCGCACATCCCCGTGCTCTCCGCGGAGCCGCCGGTGGTCATGGGCGAGGTGCTGGGCGCCGTCGACGAACGTTCCCTGACCGCGAAGCTGTTCCGCGGCGAGGCGAAACTGACGGACAAGATCGCCGAACACATGGAGGCGCGGCTGCCGGTGATCGGCTCGCTCGAATCGATCTCGACCGCCCGCGAACTCCTCTCCGAGAACGACACCCTGATGGTGACGTTCGTCGGCGCCCCGGTGGGGATCCTGACCCGCCACGACCTCCTCGCGTACCTCAGCAACTGACCCGCCGGCGGGGCCCGCCTTCCCGGCGGGCCCCGCCACCGGCCGAAAGGATCCCACATGTCTTTGCCAGAAAGCCCTTCCGCAAAAAACCCCGGGTTCAACACCCGCGCCATCCACGCCGGCCAGGCCTTTGAGCCGCGCACCGGCGCCGTTGTGCCGCCGGTGCACTTCTCCTCGACCTATGCGCAGGAGGCGATCGGCGTGCTGCGCGCCGGCTATGAGTACGGCCGCGGGACCAACCCCACCCGGGACGCCCTGCAGGAACAACTGGCAGCGCTGGAAGGCGGCACCGCGGCGTTCTCCTTCAGCTCCGGCCTGGCCGCCGAAGACTCCCTGATCCGCGCCCTGGCCCGACCGGGCGACCACATCGTGCTCGGCAACGACGCCTACGGCGGCACCTACCGGCTGATCAACCGTGTCCTGGGGGAGTGGGGCATCGGCAACACCCCGGTGGACATGTCCGACCTTGACGCCGTGGCGAAGGCCATCGCCGCGGGGGGAAGCAGCGCCGGCAAGACCCGCCTCGTCTGGGTCGAGACGCCGTCGAACCCGATGATGAAGATCACCGACATCGAGGCCATCGCCAGGCTGACGCACGACGCCGGCGCCCTCCTCGTGGTGGACAACACCTTCGCCTCCCCTTACCTGCAGAATCCGCTCGCCCTCGGCGCCGACATCGTGGTGCACTCCACCACCAAGTACATCGGCGGGCACTCCGACGTCGTCGGCGGTGCGATTGTGGTCAACGACCCGGAACTGGCCGAGAAGATCGGCTTCGTGCAGTTTGCCGTCGGCGCTGTCTCCGGCCCGATGGATGCCTTCCTCACCACCCGCGGGCTCAAGACCCTGGGCGTCAGGATGGACCGCCACAGCGACAACGCCCAGGCCGTCGCCGAATGGCTGCTGCAGCGTCCCGAGGTGGAGGCCGTGCTGTACCCGGGCCTGCCCTCGCACCCGGGCCACGAGCTGGCCAGGAAGCAGATGAAGAAGTTCGGCGGCATGATCTCCGTGCAGTTCAAGGGCGGCGAAGCGGCGGCGCGCAAGGTTGCCGAATCGACCTCCGTGTTCACCCTCGCCGAGTCCCTGGGCGGCATCGAATCCCTGATGAACTACCCCTCGGAGATGACCCACGCCTCGGTCAAGGGCACCGAACTGGCCGTACCGGTCAACCTCATCCGGCTCTCCTGCGGCATCGAGGACGTCGAGGACCTGATCGCCGACCTTGAACAGGCCTTCTCCCGCCTTGAGCCGGGCAGCTAGCAGGCAGTGACAACCACCACCGAGGCCGCCCCCTCCACCCGCCGCGGCCGGCTCGCGACGGCGGCGGGCGGGCTCGCCGTCGTCGTCGCCCTGGTGGTGCTGTACTCCGCCTACATCCCGTTGATGAACGACTTCGAGGTCTACTTCTACGGCGGCAGCCGGGTGCTGCAGACCGGCGAGACCGGAGTCAACGAACTCTACGCGCCGCGGGACGGGCTGCCGTTCACCTACCCGCCCTTCGCGGCGCTGCTGTTCGCGTCGCTCGCGTCGCTCGGCCAGACCGTGGCGAGCCTGGTCTTCATCACGACGGCGCTGCTGGGCGCGGCGGTCGTCTCGGCGTGGTTGGCGCGGCACTACTTCGGCCTGGGCCGATGGCGGGACACCGTCGCCGACTGGCGTTTCCGTGCCGTGGCGCTGGCCGGAACCGCGGCGATCCTGCTGCTGGGGCCGTGGCGGGACACCTTCGACTTCGGCCAGATCAACATCATCCTGATGGGCCTGATTTTGGCCGACTTCGCGCTGCACGGCAAAGCCCGGGCGGGGGAGATCCGCTGGCCCGCGGGGCTCCTGATCGGGATCGCGGCCGGCATCAAGCTGACCCCGCTCGCGTTCGGGCTGTACTTCCTGGTCCGCCGCGACTTCAAGGCCCTCGGCTGGATGGCGGGCGGCTTTTTCGGCTCCATTGCCCTGGCCTGGGCGCTGCTGCCCACGGCCTCGGTGACGTTCTGGACCCGGATCCTGCCGGACACCGGGCGCATCGGGGGCCCGGCGTACATGGACAACCTCTCCGTCAAGGGCCTGCTGCTGCACCTTGGCCTGCCGGATTCCGGGCTGACCTCCCTGCTGTGGCTGGTGCTCTCCCTGGCGCTGGCCGCCGTGGCCGCGCTGGTGATCAAGTGGGCGGTGGATGCGGATGAGAACTTCGTGGCCGTGTCCGCCACCGCCGTGCTGATGCTGCTGGTCAGCCCCGTGTCCTGGTCCCACCACTGGGTGTGGATGGCCGTGGCGCTGCCGTGCCTGGGGTTCGCGATCCACCGGGTGCCGTCCCGGAACGGGAAGATGCGCCTGGCCGGCTGGATCATCGTGGCCGCGTCCGCGGTGGCCTTCTACCTGACGCCCAAGTACCTTGCGGTGCTGGCCGGCGCGCAGGAGTGGGGGAAGGATCCGCAGACCCAGTGGCAGCTCATCGTCGCAAGCCTGGGCGTGCTCTGCGGCATGGCCATGCTGGTGTACTGGGCGCTGGCCTACCGCCCGTCCCGGGCGGCCCTGCGCGCGGGGCGGTAGCTTCCCTTCATCCCGCCGGGACCCTGGTCATCCGGAACCCTAGCTTTCTTTAAGATAGTCAGATAGGGTTTTCCGCATGGCACTCAGATCAGATTGGTCCCAGCGGACCTGCAGCATGGCCCGCGGCCTGGATATCCTGGGCGACCCGTGGAGCATGCTCGTCCTCCGCGAGGTCTTCTTCGGCAACGGCCGCTTCGAGGCCATGAAGAACCGCCTCGGCGCAGCGGATTCCGTCCTCACCAACCGGCTCGCGTCCCTCGTGCGGTCCGGACTGCTCACCCGCCAGCCCTATGACGACGGCGGCCGCACCCGCCAGGAATACGTGCTGACGGCCAAGGGCGAGGACGCCCTGCCGGTGCTGAACGCCGTCGTCATCTGGGCCGAAAAGCACCTCCCGGCGCCGTCCGCGCAGGCGCACATGTTCGTCATCCATTCAACGTGCGGGGAACGGACCTCCTCCGCGGACAGCTGCACGGCCTGCGGGGAACCACTCACGGCCGACAACACCAGCTGGCACAGCCTTACGCGTACCGCGGAGCCCGTGCCCCTAGCCACCGCCCGGACCGGGAAGAACGGAGCTGCAGCATGAGCGCGCCCGAAACCACGCTGCCTCGCCCGCCCAGGCGCCGGGTCCACCCGGCGTGGACCGTGGCCGCCGTCGCCTTCCTGGCACTCGTCGGCGCCGCCGGATTCCGGGCCGCGCCCGGCGTGCTGATGGTCCCGCTGCAGAACGAATTCGGCTGGTCCACCACCATCCTCTCGGCCGCAGTGAGCATCAACCTGGTCCTCTTCGGCCTCACGGCCCCGTTCGCCGCGGCCCTGATGGAACGTTTCGGCATCCGCGCCGTCACCTCCGTGGCCCTCGTCCTGATCGGTGCGGGCAGTGCGCTGACCGTGCTGGTGAACCAGTCCTGGCAGCTCCTGCTGACCTGGGGGCTGCTGATCGGGCTGGGCACGGGCTCCATGGCGCTGGTCTTCGCCGCCACCATCGCCAACACCTGGTTCGCCAGGAGCCGCGGCCTGGTAACCGGCATCCTCACCGCCGGGAGCGCCGCGGGGCAACTGGTCTTCCTGCCGCTCATCGCCGCGCTGGCGCAGGATCCGGGCTGGCGGCAGGCGTCGCTGCTGATTGGCGCCGGCGCGCTGGCCGTGGTGCCGCTCGTGCTGAAGTTCCTGAAGAACTCACCGGCCGACGTCGGCGCCCTGCCGTACGGGGCCGAAGCCGGGGCCGGCGCAGGGGCACCCGCAGCGGCGGATGCGGACGCCGTGGCTCCGGCCCCCGCGGGCGGGTCCGCCGGGCCCCGCCCGAATGCCGCCGTCCGGGCGCTGCAGGTGCTCAAGCGGGCCAGCAGGGTGCGGACGTTCTGGGCCCTCGTGGCCGGCTTCGCCATCTGCGGGGCCACCACCAACGGCCTGATCGGCACCCACTTCATCCCCTCGGCCCACGACCACGGCATGGCGGAAACGACGGCGGCCGGATTGCTCGCCGTCGTCGGGATCTTCGACATCCTGGGGACCATCGCCTCCGGCTGGCTGACGGACCGCTTCAACCCGCGGATCCTGCTTGCCGTGTACTACCAGTTCCGCGGGATCGGGCTGCTGGTGCTGCCGCTGCTGCTCAGCGCCACGGTCCAGCCCAGCATGATCGTCTTCGTGGTGATCTACGGCCTGGACTGGGTGGCAACCGTGCCCCCGACCGCCGCGATCTGCCGGCAGGTGTTCGGCGCCGACGG from Arthrobacter sp. PAMC25564 encodes:
- a CDS encoding cystathionine gamma-synthase translates to MSLPESPSAKNPGFNTRAIHAGQAFEPRTGAVVPPVHFSSTYAQEAIGVLRAGYEYGRGTNPTRDALQEQLAALEGGTAAFSFSSGLAAEDSLIRALARPGDHIVLGNDAYGGTYRLINRVLGEWGIGNTPVDMSDLDAVAKAIAAGGSSAGKTRLVWVETPSNPMMKITDIEAIARLTHDAGALLVVDNTFASPYLQNPLALGADIVVHSTTKYIGGHSDVVGGAIVVNDPELAEKIGFVQFAVGAVSGPMDAFLTTRGLKTLGVRMDRHSDNAQAVAEWLLQRPEVEAVLYPGLPSHPGHELARKQMKKFGGMISVQFKGGEAAARKVAESTSVFTLAESLGGIESLMNYPSEMTHASVKGTELAVPVNLIRLSCGIEDVEDLIADLEQAFSRLEPGS
- a CDS encoding cystathionine beta-synthase → MKYAHSVLELIGHTPLVKLNHVTDGIGATVLVKLEYLNPGGSIKDRIAAKMIDEAERTGKLLPGGTIVEPTSGNTGVGLALVAQQKGYRCIFVVPDKVGEDKRAVLQAYGAEVVVTPTAVAPDSPQSYYGVSDRLVTEIPGAYKPDQFSNPAAPASHYESTGPEIWNDTDGLVTHCVIGAGTGGTITGTGRYLKEVSADRPEAAGGVVKIIGADPAGSVYSGGTGRPYFVEGVGEDMWPANYDKSIPDDVIAVTDADSFAMTRRLAREEGLLVGGSSGMAVVAGLQVAKDLPADAVVVVILPDSGRGYLAKIFNDQWMRSYGFLASGDDASVGEVLKAKTGELPDLVHIHPNESVRDVINIMNEYGVSHIPVLSAEPPVVMGEVLGAVDERSLTAKLFRGEAKLTDKIAEHMEARLPVIGSLESISTARELLSENDTLMVTFVGAPVGILTRHDLLAYLSN
- a CDS encoding glycosyltransferase 87 family protein, coding for MTTTTEAAPSTRRGRLATAAGGLAVVVALVVLYSAYIPLMNDFEVYFYGGSRVLQTGETGVNELYAPRDGLPFTYPPFAALLFASLASLGQTVASLVFITTALLGAAVVSAWLARHYFGLGRWRDTVADWRFRAVALAGTAAILLLGPWRDTFDFGQINIILMGLILADFALHGKARAGEIRWPAGLLIGIAAGIKLTPLAFGLYFLVRRDFKALGWMAGGFFGSIALAWALLPTASVTFWTRILPDTGRIGGPAYMDNLSVKGLLLHLGLPDSGLTSLLWLVLSLALAAVAALVIKWAVDADENFVAVSATAVLMLLVSPVSWSHHWVWMAVALPCLGFAIHRVPSRNGKMRLAGWIIVAASAVAFYLTPKYLAVLAGAQEWGKDPQTQWQLIVASLGVLCGMAMLVYWALAYRPSRAALRAGR
- a CDS encoding MFS transporter; its protein translation is MSAPETTLPRPPRRRVHPAWTVAAVAFLALVGAAGFRAAPGVLMVPLQNEFGWSTTILSAAVSINLVLFGLTAPFAAALMERFGIRAVTSVALVLIGAGSALTVLVNQSWQLLLTWGLLIGLGTGSMALVFAATIANTWFARSRGLVTGILTAGSAAGQLVFLPLIAALAQDPGWRQASLLIGAGALAVVPLVLKFLKNSPADVGALPYGAEAGAGAGAPAAADADAVAPAPAGGSAGPRPNAAVRALQVLKRASRVRTFWALVAGFAICGATTNGLIGTHFIPSAHDHGMAETTAAGLLAVVGIFDILGTIASGWLTDRFNPRILLAVYYQFRGIGLLVLPLLLSATVQPSMIVFVVIYGLDWVATVPPTAAICRQVFGADGSVVFGWVFAAHQLGAAAAALAAGAIRDATGQYNYAWFAAAAMCTVAAVISATIRKDTARKEAVPVPA
- a CDS encoding helix-turn-helix domain-containing protein, yielding MALRSDWSQRTCSMARGLDILGDPWSMLVLREVFFGNGRFEAMKNRLGAADSVLTNRLASLVRSGLLTRQPYDDGGRTRQEYVLTAKGEDALPVLNAVVIWAEKHLPAPSAQAHMFVIHSTCGERTSSADSCTACGEPLTADNTSWHSLTRTAEPVPLATARTGKNGAAA